The DNA region CTTCACCGTACATAATATCAAATTCAGCAACTTTAAACGGAGGTGCTACTTTATTCTTAACGATTTTCACTTTGGTTCTGTTACCTAAAACATTTTCACCATCTTTAATTTGTGTAGAACGACGGATATCTAAACGAACAGAGGCATAGAATTTCAAGGCATTACCTCCCGTTGTTGTCTCTGGACTTCCAAACATTACTCCAATTTTATCTCTTAATTGGTTAATGAAGAATACGGTACAATTTGTTTTACTAATCGTAGCGGTCAATTTTCTTAAGGCTTGCGACATCAATCGAGCGTGTAATCCCATTTTAGAGTCACCCATTTCGCCCTCAATCTCACTTTTTGGAGTCAAAGCTGCAACAGAGTCAATTACCACAATATCAATAGCACCCGAACGAATTAAATTTTCGGCAATTTCTAAAGCTTGCTCTCCGTTATCGGGTTGCGAAATGATTAAATTTTCGATATCAACACCTAATTTTTCAGCATAATTTCTATCAAAAGCATGTTCCGCATCAATAAAAGCGGCAATACCGCCTGCTTTTTGAGCTTCGGCGATAGCATGAAGTGTTAAGGTTGTTTTTCCTGAAGATTCTGGTCCGTAAATTTCAATAATTCTTCCTTTTGGATAACCACCTACTCCTAGTGCTAAATCTACCCCTAGAGAACCTGAAGAAATGGTTTCTACTTCTTCAATGGCTTTATCCCCCATTTTCATAACCGTACCTTTTCCGTAGGTTTTATCCAGTTTATCAAGGGTAAGCTGTAATGCTTTCAATTTGGCTTCTTTCTCTGTACTCATCTTCTATTTCGCTTTTCTATCGTTAAATTATTCTATTTTTCTACTAATTAGAAAATTACAAAGCCTTTACGTTCTTCCTAATTTTTATTAGTTTTTAATTTTTAAGGTTCGTAAAAATACTTCTTTTTTTGATGTTATTTTTCAGTTTGAAAAAAATTTAGAATCAAAAAAATAAAATTTTATGTAAATAAGGCTTTCAACTCTGTTG from Flavobacterium nitratireducens includes:
- the recA gene encoding recombinase RecA — encoded protein: MSTEKEAKLKALQLTLDKLDKTYGKGTVMKMGDKAIEEVETISSGSLGVDLALGVGGYPKGRIIEIYGPESSGKTTLTLHAIAEAQKAGGIAAFIDAEHAFDRNYAEKLGVDIENLIISQPDNGEQALEIAENLIRSGAIDIVVIDSVAALTPKSEIEGEMGDSKMGLHARLMSQALRKLTATISKTNCTVFFINQLRDKIGVMFGSPETTTGGNALKFYASVRLDIRRSTQIKDGENVLGNRTKVKIVKNKVAPPFKVAEFDIMYGEGVSKTGEILDLAVEFEIVKKSGSWFSYGETKLGQGRDAVKSLIKDNPELADELEEKIKSRIKELADN